The genomic region GCTTGAATAACTTGGTTACCCAGTTTGCAAGGCCCAGCTTCATTCATTGACTTATACAAAAGCAACACTGACAACTAAAAGTACCCTCTTTTACTTGTCCATTCAAAGCCTtcagttttgaaaacataccTACGAAATTGTTACCAGACACCAAACCGGCTAATCTCTTTAGAGATATACCTCACTCTTTTTTTGGTGTCCTAGCAAATTCGCAATCAACCAAAAATTGTATATGGTCGATGGAATATTTTGGATAGTTTTTATGGTCATATTAAAGAGATAGAATTCTTCTCCCTTATTGAGTGTTTCAGTTGATTCTATATGCTTGTCTTCtgtttttcatctttatcagATCAGGGTTAAGTTTGTTATCTCAGTTACGGAACATATGATTGAGGtttgaaaatgttttaaacTCACAAATCCAAGGTGAGATGGTAGGCCTACTTGGTATGGTTTGCCCTGCTCGATGAAAGTATCTAGAGTCTGCATCTTACATATTGTGACTAGGAAACATTGTCGACCTACATTCACACCTTGAGAGTAAATTGTGGCAAGAGGTTAAACAAGACAGTGTCAGGTGTTGTGTTCCtatttagaaaagaaaaccgACTTGGAATTCTGCTGAAATTAAATGTTGGTATTCTTCCATAAGGCCTCTGGCATCGGTTCAGCATGGTTAAAACATGGTTTCTAcgcattttttcttttggtcaTACATCGATTCAATGTTTATCAGCCATAGAGGTTGCGTTTATGGTGCAGTGCCCTGTTTTTCTCTTAGCAAACCCAGCAGCTAGAATTTAAATCTAACAAGGATTACGGATGTTTAGGAAGAGAAGAATACACTACAGGGAAAACACCAGTTTGACAATTAACCGTATATTCTTGCTTCTTACAAGGAGATAGTTTGATATTGGAAACTAGGAAACAGAGGATCTTCATCTCCACGACAAGGCAAAAACAGACGTTTCATTACTTATGTCTGTGTATAAAGCTCTTTCTGTTCCATAAGGTTCAACTTCAACCAAGCTTCTCAGTTCAGACCAGAAGCCTTACACTTCAAAACAAATGCCAGAACCAGAAGAATTAGTAAGATTCCAGCAGAAGAACCACCAACTCTGTGAATCCAGTTAGGATCAAACCTCGTAAAGCTTCTGTCACAGTAAAGCGACAAAGCAATGGCCAGGATTAATATCAATAGCAGCAGAGGCAGCCAAGAAGCAAAGTTGATGGGCTGCTCATCAGGTTCTAGCTCACTCACTGTTGCCCTGTTGGTGTAAAGAGGTGAAACCACACCTAAGACGACCAAACCTATTGCCACCAGTCTCTCATATGAAGAAGAGCTGCTTGACCTGATCCAATGACGATCAGACCTGGTAAATCTCTGGTTCAAGTAAAGTAAGAAAGCAAAAGCCAAGATCAGTAGCACAAGCAGCAGGCGCAACCATGAAGCCAAGTCCATGGATTGCTCTTCAAACTCCGCTTCACTAACCGACTTCTGGTTAACATAAAGAGGTGAAACCACGGCTAAAATGGTCAAGACGATCGCCACCCATTTCTCATATGAACAAGACCTGCTTGACCTGCACATAGCTATCGGCTCCATTCATAACACAAATTTCAGGAGAAACAGCccctttttttgttattgAGCAAATTGTTTCTTCATATTATCTccctatttttcatttaaccTCCGGATCCATCCATTTGGAATATAGTTTCTGGTCAAGAAACATTCCAATCCAACGGCCATGGGAAAGGCCCAAAGGGTTCAAGTGTAAAGAGCAATCTCTATAAACCCTTATCCCTTGGGAATCCTTCCAGAAGTTTTCAAGATACGTGGAAATTTTGCAAGAGGTAAGGCAGCCatattaaattgttttggaaTCAGATTCTTGGAGCGGAATTAATCTGCAAAGTTCCTCTTTTATCATCACATTTGATGCCGATCCGATTATTCCTAAAGTTTGATTAAACAAAGGGAACATGATGCCATTTGAGATCAACCATAAATAAACCGGTCAAGGGAAACAGATAGTAGCAGACAGTAAAGCTTTTGCTAGAGTTCTTACATTTGAAATTAGAATTTGTTTTTTGCTTATCATCCCctaaaagaattattttagcGGTTAAAATTGGATACTTTTATAGCACAAGAATTTCCAGTGATCAACCGGTACAAAGTAAACAGAAAAATGACTATTAAAACAAAACGATGTTTAACT from Theobroma cacao cultivar B97-61/B2 chromosome 9, Criollo_cocoa_genome_V2, whole genome shotgun sequence harbors:
- the LOC18588154 gene encoding uncharacterized protein LOC18588154, with the protein product MEPIAMCRSSRSCSYEKWVAIVLTILAVVSPLYVNQKSVSEAEFEEQSMDLASWLRLLLVLLILAFAFLLYLNQRFTRSDRHWIRSSSSSSYERLVAIGLVVLGVVSPLYTNRATVSELEPDEQPINFASWLPLLLLILILAIALSLYCDRSFTRFDPNWIHRVGGSSAGILLILLVLAFVLKCKASGLN